Proteins from one Salarias fasciatus chromosome 14, fSalaFa1.1, whole genome shotgun sequence genomic window:
- the prdm10 gene encoding LOW QUALITY PROTEIN: PR domain zinc finger protein 10 (The sequence of the model RefSeq protein was modified relative to this genomic sequence to represent the inferred CDS: inserted 3 bases in 3 codons), whose translation METKQEPSTVWSQSVNNDSSNTTQVHFEGGTVAQIVYSGDQPDRAQQQVVYTADGNSYTSVESAEHTLVYIHPADGSQTVFADQPQVAYIQQDGTTQQVTVLLPSGQNMNAANLHVLSNVADAPQAILEPVSQEQLSVSNSLTSMADMAEPPSSPLGATDSTDDSDEEEDEDSEMDDWEPRQPQSFNPHNLWCEECNCANPSLCLKHGPLHPIPNRPVVSKARASLPLVLYVDRFLGGVFSKRRIPKRTQFGPVEGPLIPQSELQDHYIHLKLCMLDSEKDGEKSDDMWLDLSDEDSCNWMMFVRPAQNHLEQNLVAYQYGSEIFYTTIKNIQPKQELKVWYAASYAEFVNQKIHDVTEEERKVLREQEKNWPCYECNRRFVSSEQLQQHLNMHDDKINSVTRSRGRDEEEERKRFGTGRRPGRPPKFTRLDPPGDSSADKTSEMLELTEKRWRSRRRASHGLKVVEMEPEVEGRAXRRESQLIPPAGEPDPESATPPSSNPELPVPLKEDPAQGSQSEPHLSTQDMRRAKRIRMDVQNAALQHLFIRKSFRPFKCTHCGKAFRDKDKLDQHLLVHGREAYTFSCHICSRSFMSDSALEDHLLVHAENRSYSCLLCTDTFERLDLLKDHVGVHAVDGVFTCPSCKKTFTDFIQVKKHIRCFHSEKIFQCPDCEKAFCRPDKLRLHMLXHSDRKDFLCSTCGKQFKRKDKLREHMQRMHNPDREAKKADRIHRNKTLKLKVPTTDFESFMFKCRLCMMGFRRRGMLVNHLSKRHPEMRIDDVPELTLPIIKPNRDYYCQYCDKVYKSASKRKAHILKNHPGAELPPSIRKLRPAAPGEPDPMLSTHTQLTGTIATAPVCCPHCAKQYSSKTKMVQHIRKKHPDFAQLANPIQTPXTTAVISGTPAVISTDGATAETVVTTDLLTQAMTELSQTLTTDYRTAQGDYQRIQYIPVSQAGGSLSQPQHIQLQVVQVAPASSPHSQHPTVDVSQLHDPHGYSQHSIQVQHIQVAEASGNWQTAPQVAGQPLSPTSQQTSQELSPAQLTPVTLAQNHTLQAVSTQQQQQQQQQQQQQQQQQQQQQQQGTVQHAYIPGNWNYRGYSSEIQMMALPHAQYVIAEASTPTSGVNSNQVKTTHYVISEGQTELETKQAVPQSAAPAHAEHLEQQPSSQQATTQYIITTTTNGSGASEVHITKP comes from the exons ATGGAGACTAAGCAGGAACCATCCACTGTGTGGAGTCAGAGTGTGAACAACGATTCAAGCAACACCACACAG GTGCATTTTGAAGGTGGCACTGTGGCCCAGATTGTGTACAGCGGCGATCAGCCAGACAGggcgcagcagcaggtggtTTATACAGCAGATGGCAACTCCTATACCTCAGTAGAGTCTGCAGAACACACTCTGGTCTACATACACCCTGCAGATGGCTCGCAG ACTGTGTTTGCCGATCAGCCGCAAGTTGCTTACATTCAACAGGATGGAACAACTCAGCAG GTCACAGTTCTGCTTCCCAGTGGGCAGAACATGAATGCTGCCAATCTGCACGTCCTCAGTAATGTTGCAGATGCTCCACAAGCGATCCTGGAGCCAGTATCTCAG GAGCAGCTGTCCGTGTCCAACTCGCTCACCTCGATGGCTGACATGGCAGAGCCTCCCTCCAGCCCTCTCGGGGCCACCGACTCCACAGACGACTCTgacgaggaagaggatgaagactCTGAGATGGATGACTGGGAGCCTCGTCAGCCTCAATCATTCAACCCTCACAACCTCT GGTGCGAGGAGTGTAACTGTGCAAATCCGTCACTCTGCCTGAAACACGGCCCGCTGCATCCCATTCCCAACCGGCCCGTGGTGTCCAAAGCCAGAGCCAGTCTTCCCCTCGTCCTCTACGTCGATCGCTTCCTGGGCGGTGTGTTTTCCAAGAGGCGCATCCCAAAACGCACACAGTTCGGTCCCGTGGAGGGACCTCTGATTCCACAGAGTGAGCTTCAGGACCATTACATTCACTTAAAG TTGTGCATGTTGGACTCGGAGAAGGACGGAGAGAAGTCTGATGACATGTGGCTGGACCTTTCTGATGAGGACAGCTGCAACTGGATGATGTTTGTGAGGCCTGCTCAGAACCACCTGGAGCAGAACCTGGTGGCGTACCAGTACGGCTCAGAGATATTTTACACAACCATCAAGAACATCCAACCCAAGCAGGAGCTCAAG GTTTGGTATGCTGCATCGTACGCAGAGTTTGTAAATCAGAAAATCCATGATGTTacagaggaagaaaggaaaG TACTCAGGGAGCAAGAGAAGAACTGGCCTTGTTATGAATGTAACCGTCGCTTTGtgagctccgagcagctgcagcagcatctcaACATGCACGACGACAAGATAAACTCCGTAACCAG ATCCAGAGGCCgggacgaggaagaggaaagaaagagattTGGAACAGGAAGGAGACCAGGAAGGCCGCCAAAATTCACACGTCTGGACCCACCAGGAGACTCCAGTGCAGACAAGACATCA GAAATGCTGGAGTTGACAGAGAAGCgctggaggagccggaggagggcGTCACACGGGCTGAAGGTGGTGGAGATGGAGCCGGAGGTGGAGGGCCGGG CGAGGCGGGAAAGTCAGCTCAtccctcctgctggcgagccggaCCCGGAGTCTGCCACTCCTCCCAGCAGTAATCCGGAGCTGCCTGTCCCTCTGAAGGAGGACCCGGCGCAGGGCAGCCAGTCAGAGCCCCATCTGAGCACACAGGACATGCGGCGCGCCAAGAGAATACGG ATGGATGTCCAG AACGCAGCCCTTCAGCACCTGTTCATCAGGAAGAGTTTCCGTCCTTTTAAATGCACACACTGTGGTAAAGCCTTCCGCGACAAAGACAAGCTGGATCAGCACCTGCTGGTCCACGGTCGGGAAGCCTACACCTTCTCCTGCCACATCTGCAGCCGGAGCTTCATGAGCGACTCGGCCCTGGAGGACCACCTGCTGGTGCACGCGGAGAACCGCTCCTACTCCTGTCTGTTGTGCACGGACACCTTTGAAAGGCTGGACCTGCTCAAAGACCACGTGGGCGTGCACGCCGTGGACGGCGTCTTCACCTGTCCCTCCTGCAAGAAGACCTTCACAGACTTCATTCAG GTGAAGAAGCACATACGCTGTTTCCATTCGGAGAAGATTTTCCAGTGCCCAGACTGTGAGAAGGCCTTCTGCCGACCGGACAAGCTGCGCCTGCACATGC CGCACTCTGACCGCAAAGACTTCCTGTGTTCAACATGCGGAAAACAGTTCAAg AGGAAAGATAAGCTGCGGGAGCACATGCAGCGGATGCACAATCCAGACAGAGAGGCCAAGAAGGCCGACCGGATCCACCGCAACAAGACGCTCAAGCTGAAGGTGCCCACCACCGACTTCGAGAGCTTCATGTTCAAATGCAGGCTGTGCATGATGGGATTCAGGCGCAGAGGAATGCTG GTCAACCATTTGTCCAAGCGCCATCCGGAGATGCGCATCGACGACGTGCCTGAGCTGACGCTGCCAATCATCAAGCCCAACAGGGACTACTACTGCCAGTACTGTGACAAG GTGTATAAAAGTGCCAGTAAGAGGAAAGCGCACATCCTGAAAAACCACCCCGGGGCAGAATTGCCTCCCAGCATCCGGAAGTTGcgtccagctgctccaggtGAACCGGATCCGATgctgagcacacacacccagctgACGGGTACCATCGCCACCGCGCCGGTCTGCTGCCCGCACTGCGCCAAGCAGTACAGCAGTAAG ACCAAGATGGTGCAGCACATCAGGAAAAAGCATCCTGACTTTGCTCAGCTGGCCAACCCCATCCAGACGC TGACGACAGCCGTGATCAGCGGGACTCCTGCAGTCATCAGCACGGACGGAGCCACGGCCGAAACCGTCGTG ACCACAGACCTGCTGACCCAGGCCATGACGGAGCTCTCCCAAACGCTGACCACAGACTACCGGACAGCACAGGGCGACTACCAGAGGATCCAGTACATCCCGGTGTCCCAGGCAGGGGGCAGCCTCTCCCAGCCGCAGCACATCCAgctgcaggtggtgcaggtCGCCCCG gCTTCCTCCCCACATTCCCAGCATCCCACTGTGGACGTGAGCCAGCTGCACGACCCTCATGGCTACAGCCAGCACTCCATCCAGGTGCAGCACATCCAGGTGGCCGAGGCTTCGGGCAACTGGCAGACTGCACCGCAG GTCGCTGGTCAGCCGTTAAGTCCGACCTCCCAGCAGACGAGCCAGGAGCTGAGCCCGGCCCAGCTGACCCCCGTCACTTTAGCTCAGAACCACACCCTCCAGGCTGTCAGCacgcaacagcagcagcaacaacaacagcaacagcaacaacaacaacagcagcagcagcagcagcagcagcagggaacCGTGCAGCATGCTTACATACCTGGAAACTGGAACTACCGAGGCTACT caTCTGAGATCCAGATGATGGCTCTACCTCATGCACAGTATGTGATAGCCGAGGCTAGCACCCCCACATCTGGAGTCAACAGCAACCAGGTGAAAACG ACACACTACGTTATCTCTGAAGGCCAGACTGAGCTGGAGACCAAACAGGCGGTTCCTCAGAGCGCAGCCCCGGCCCACGCCGaacatctggagcagcagcccaGCAGTCAGCAAGCCACCACGCAGtacatcatcaccaccaccaccaacggCAGCGGCGCCAGCGAGGTCCACATCACAAAGCCCTGA